In the Colletotrichum higginsianum IMI 349063 chromosome 7 map unlocalized unitig_7, whole genome shotgun sequence genome, one interval contains:
- a CDS encoding Mannitol 1-phosphate dehydrogenase produces the protein MSPPPEFCQPPTKSFSVAVVGGGIAGLTLTLQLLQSRIPVTLYEQAAKFSEIGAGVSFGPNALRAMSLISPHVRQAFENHATNNLSEDHRNVWFDFRYGESCGGRHREGELIHRQVCETGQTSVHRAHFLDELVKLLPEGVAVFGKRAVGYEDDGARVSLRFQDGTTAVHDALVACDGIKSRLRSVMLGEGSPASKAVFSGKYAYRGLVPMEEAEQVLGEELARNSQIYSGRHGHILTFSVAKGKMMNVVAFRSADEWPSDNWVVSVDKEAMLRDFEGWGDQCRKIIQMMRKPDVWALFDHPPSPTYYRGRVCLLGDAAHASTPHKGSGAGMAIEDACVLGNLLGLVPDARGPGGGVEAAFAAYNATRRERSQRLVVDSREQGRLYDLELGDDPAWIAEDLSTRMDWVWKYDLAQELERGRREVEKYQKASDTRAQL, from the exons ATGTCGCCTCCGCCAGAGTTCTGTCAGCCTCCGACCAAGAGCTTCAgcgtggccgtcgtcgggggcgGTATCGCCGGCCTGACCCTCACCCTCCAACTGCTCCAGAGCCGGATACCTGTGACGCTCTACGAGCAGGCCGCCAAGTTCAGCGAGATCGGGGCGGGCGTGTCCTTCGGCCCCAACGCCCTCCGGGCCATGTCCCTCATCTCGCCGCACGTACGGCAGGCCTTTGAGAACCATGCGACGAACAACCTGTCGGAGGACCACCGGAACGTGTGGTTCGACTTCCGGTACGGCGAAAGCTGCGGCGGCAGGCAccgcgagggcgagctgaTCCACCGCCAGGTGTGCGAGACGGGCCAGACCAGCGTCCACCGGGCGCACTTCCTGGACGAGCTGGTCAAGCTTCTGCCGGAAGGGGTCGCCGTGTTCGGAAAGCGGGCGGTGGGCtacgaagacgacggcgcgcgCGTGTCGTTGAGGTTCCAGGACGGCACGACCGCCGTCCACGACGCGTTGGTCGCCTGCGACGGCATCAAGTCCAGGCTGAGGAGCGTGAtgctcggcgagggcagcccggcctccaaggccgtcttctccggCAAGTACGCGTaccgcggcctcgtccccatggaggaggcggagcaAGTGTTGGGCGAAGAGCTGGCGAGGAACAGCCAGATATACTCTGGACGGCACGGGCACATCCTGACGTTCTCTGTGGCGAAGGGCAAGATGATGAACG TGGTTGCTTTCCGCAGCGCGGACGAGTGGCCGTCGGACAACTGGGTCGTGTCCGTGGACAAGGAGGCCATGCTCCGGGACTTTGAGGGCTGGGGCGACCAGTGCCGCAAGATCATCCAGATGATGCGCAAGCCCGACGTGTGGGCGCTCTTCGACCACCCGCCGAGCCCGACCTACTACCGGGGCCGGGTCTGCCTGCTGGGCGACGCCGCGcacgcctcgacgccgcaCAAGGGCTCCGGGGCGGGCATGGCGATCGAGGACGCGTGCGTCCTGGGGAACCTGCTGGGCCTGGTCCCGGACGCGCGGGGCCCCGGGGggggcgtcgaggcggcgtTCGCGGCGTACAACGCCACGCGGCGCGAGAGGTCGCAGCGGCTCGTGGTCGACAGCCGCGAGCAGGGCCGGCTGTACGACCtggagctgggcgacgaccCGGCGTGGATCGCCGAGGACCTGTCGACCCGCATGGACTGGGTGTGGAAGTACGACCTGGCGCAGGAGCTGGAGCGAGGCCGGAGGGAGGTTGAGAAGTACCAGAAGGCGTCCGACACGCGGGCACAACTGTAA
- a CDS encoding FAD binding domain-containing protein, whose amino-acid sequence MSAKPTFIFVPGAWHCATKFLPVASQLSALGYATILVRLPCFGAEPPLADFGPDVAAIRQQIQAAVDDGQDVVLFMHSYGGIVGCEACRGFDKTARQRQGKPGGIVRLVFCAAFLAPEGVSLLDMLQGDLPSWFIVSQDGTRVVPAQPAEVFYNDLDDEAAREAVSGLRHHSYRTFSSKLTYAAWRDVPVTYIKCELDRAIPPQAQQRMIDVAGRDVVVESVETGHSPFLNKPDLVTTALRRSAGEAF is encoded by the exons ATGTCGGCCAAGCCTaccttcatcttcgtcccgGGAGCGTGGCACTGCGCAACCAAGTTCCTACCGGTGGCCTCTCAGCTCTCAGCTCTCGGCTACGCTACCATACTTGTCCGGCTCCCGTGTTTTGGCGCAGAGCCTCCCTTGGCGGATTTCGGgcccgacgtcgccgccatccgaCAACAGATTCAGGCGGCAGTCGACGACGGTCAAGATGTCGTTCTCTTTATGCACAGCTACGGGGGCATCGTGGGCTGTGAAGCCTGTCGTGGGTTCGACAAGACGGCCCGTCAACGCCAGGGCAAGCCGGGCGGGATCGTCCGCTTGGTGTTTTGCGCTGCGTTCCTCGCCCCGGAAG GGGTCTCCCTCTTGGACATGCTCCAGGGGGATCTGCCATCTTGGTTCATCGTGTCGCAAGACGGCACGCGGGTCGTCCCCGCGCAGCCGGCGGAGGTCTTCTACAACGATCTGGACGACGAAGCAGCAAGAGAGGCCGTCTCGGGGCTGAGGCACCACAGCTACCGGACCTTCTCCAGCAAGCTGACCTACGCGGCCTGGAGAGACGTCCCGGTCACGTACATCAAGTGTGAGCTGGACAGGGCGATTCCGCCGCAGGCCCAGCAGCGCATGATCGATGTTGCCGGAAGGGACGTGGTCGTTGAGTCGGTTGAGACCGGGCACTCCCCGTTCCTGAACAAGCCGGATCTCGTGACGACTGCTTTGAGACGGTCTGCGGGTGAGGCCttctga
- a CDS encoding FAD monooxygenase has translation MGSIPRDETLETQVDLTIIGGRYQPHNPQEGKEGPRFLTFDQLGGPTGLLTGYLAEQLGVSVCIIVNLVKEQKSMAIDVAHPDSKQGPLELGRADALNARTQQSLEVVGILDDLIQQGITCNTSSTFADGDFKSRQSHWWTGLEHCFRKNFLMIGQPVVEKVLSERLSTPIGYGETVSAIAEDADGVVVSTSKGRTIRSRYAVGADGARSTVRNALGISFTGTKPEMVWAVLDTFLDTTFPVCSEIITFQLNGQSRVSWIPRERGMARFYVLLDGDITQAKAEASIREHMAPHRVDFVKTEWFSTFDVKERIAGTFVSRDGGGRIVLAGDAAHVHSVNGGQGLNTGIADAFALAWRLAGVLTNDGLSPDAADRLIRSYDVERRTVAQGVIDVAAALVRDTIKTAKEYVSTIEKNAGYITGMGVAYDGTGSPLVHESSHGIWTAGRRCPDVLLAPVSGGEPKRLYELVSSQYGKHLVLRVGGQPGASRGAPSAGVRLFNIKPQQTEEETRTTSTGAGDSPAELSSSTFTAEWAADDDNFTVVVRPDMYIGYVGQGDDGWRDYLSYLSQS, from the exons ATGGGCTCCATTCCCCGTGACGAGACTCTCGAGACCCAGGTCGACCTGACCATCATCGGCGGTAGGTATCAGCCACACAATCCGCaagagggaaaggaaggTCCAAGGTTTCTGACATTTGACCAACTAGGCGGGCCAACTGGCCTTCTCACCGGCTACCTGGCAGAGCAGCTGGGTGTGTCGGTATGCATTATTG TCAACCTCGTCAAAGAACAGAAGAGCATGGCCATTGACGTGGCCCATCCAGACAGCAAGCAAGGCCCTCTGGAACTGGGCAGGGCCGACGCGCTCAACGCCCGCACGCAACAGTccctcgaggtcgtcggcatcctcgacgacctcatcCAGCAAGGCATCACATGCAACA CGAGCTCCACGtttgccgacggcgacttcAAGTCGCGCCAGAGCCACTGGTGGACGGGCCTCGAGCACTGCTTCCGCAAGAACTTCCTGATGATCGGCcagcccgtcgtcgagaaggtGCTCTCGGAGCGGCTCAGCACGCCCATCGGCTACGGCGAGACGGTctcggccatcgccgaggacgcggacggcgtcgtggtgAGCACGAGCAAAGGCCGCACGATCCGCAGCCGGTacgccgtcggggccgaCGGGGCGCGGTCGACGGTGCGCAACGCGCTCGGCATCAGCTTCACGGGCACCAAGCCCGAGATGGTCTGGGCGGTGCTCGACACCTTCCTCGACACGACGTTCCCCGTGTGCTCCGAGATCATCACGTTCCAGCTCAACGGGCAGAGCCGGGTGTCGTGGATCCCGCGGGAGCGCGGCATGGCGCGCTTCTACgtcctgctcgacggcgacatcaCGCAGGCCAAGGCAGAGGCCTCGATCCGCGAGCACATGGCCCCGCACCGCGTCGACTTTGTCAAGACGGAGTGGTTCAGCACCTTTGACG tcAAGGAGCGCATCGCGGGGACCTTTGTCTCccgggacggcggcggccgcatCGTGCTGGCGGGCGACGCGGCCCATGTCCACTCGGTCAACGGCGGCCAGGGTCTCAACACgggcatcgccgacgccttcGCGCTGGCCTGGCGGCTCGCGGGCGTCCTCACCAACGATGGGCTCAGCCCGGACGCGGCCGACAGGCTCATCCGGAGTTACGACGTCGAGCGACGCACCGTCGCGCAGggcgtcatcgacgtcgcggcggcgctcgtCAGAGACACGATCAAGACGGCCAAGGAGTACGTCTCCACCATCGAGAAGAATGCCGGTTACATCACGG GCATGGGCGTGGCCTACGACGGCACCGGCTCGCCCCTGGTCCACGAGTCCTCCCACGGCATCTGGACCGCAGGCCGGCGCTGTCCGGACGTCCTCCTGGCGCCGGTCTCCGGAGGGGAGCCGAAGCGCCTCTACGAGCTCGTCTCCAGCCAGTACGGCAAGCACCTGGTGCTCAGGGTCGGAGGGCAGCCGGGGGCAAGCCGCGGCGCCCCATCGGCAGGCGTCAGGCTCTTCAACATCAAACCCCAAcagacggaggaggagactCGTACGACGTCGACAGGAGCTGGGGATTCTCCGGCAGAGTTGTCTTCGTCGACCTTCACGGCCGAGTGGGCGGCTGACGATGACAACTTCACCGTTGTCGTCAGGCCGGACATGTACATTGGCTACgtcggccagggcgacgacggatgGAGAGATTACCTATCGTACCTGAGTCAGTCGtag
- a CDS encoding C6 transcription factor has translation MPTKRVRQSERRRCVQACANCKRRKERCDGRQPCRRCVIRRVERDCAFASPPTAFDAPGGGSSSARTPDRLGSYPPLPPLLPSHPSHPPSHPPSHSSHSSHLPSHPPSHPPSHSSHSSHPPHGSPAAHGHHAFNPYGPAAAAAAASSSSFHGNGSVPPSHHHHRRASSSQLSHLSQSTVVPQVSRLIADGKGRFMFIGDAANLAFVKVIRRLVRDRVGSCPFTDDPLRHIMVEATPEGRPRWAVTNPADVPAKPSPEQARYLLRWYLRATNCILDVFDEAELLEDLEHWLRGEPTTTIQDDEAMDCLFYLAFAIGAQRCPDGDGDRDDDAERYFNYGRFLAVSYAMENPTNNTVRSYVLVTVYLLGASRRNSAFMHLGVAVRAAYALGIHRRDGDIPARLFSAQEKDTRERLWKALRVLDLFLSASLGRPLATSETRDTAPSSSSSSSSSSSSGEAKGEGNGDGDGDRMHYSASLDLCAIFESILNDVYAKRMVSADALERISERHRRWAARFSDGLAADGMKPSRYVDAADGERYPNMGLYYLKKAYYWSIMLLSRPFLIDFVSRNIARSQALSTTWGDDTHTHPHPNTHTHTHTHTPQSSQPSPSSQLLVHACVDSAIRTVDLLSSLISDKNVAKRHPFVINSAFVSALVLGLAIFGDLDTTFPLDRGLDDARALLRKFSRHDPVASRELSIVEHLQGACVLYRERRARRKMECQGVLIGELFGTVHEGAPATTEMFRTGPGFFHRGAGGPGLGLGLVDHRHRGGSEAGEVSSVDQTVSLTTGSTDGPSMMDGEAGRGPNAPPMDMFLPMSPRTLLFDSYGQDMPFFPTIDASLTHLGYADDVMLSDTGVLPEPAC, from the coding sequence ATGCCCACAAAACGAGTCCGCCAGAGCGAGCGGCGCAGATGCGTCCAGGCCTGCGCCAACTGCAAACGGCGTAAGGAGCGCTGCGATGGCCGACAGCCCTGCAGGAGGTGTGTGATCCGCCGAGTCGAGCGCGACTGTGCCTTTGCCAGTCCGCCGACGGCTTTCGATGCTCCAGGAGGCGGCTCCTCGTCTGCGAGAACCCCGGATCGTCTGGGTTCTtatcctcctcttcctcctcttcttccttctcatccttctcatcctccttctcatcctccttctcatTCCTCTCATTCCTCTCATCTTCCTTCTCATCCCCCTTCTCATCCCCCTTCTCATTCCTCTCATtcttctcatcctcctcacGGAAGCCCGGCCGCCCACGGTCATCATGCCTTCAACCCGTACGggccagccgccgccgccgccgccgcctcctcgtcctctttTCACGGAAATGGCAGTGTCCCGCCCAGTCACCATCATCACAGgcgggcctcgtcgtcacAGCTCAGCCACCTCTCCCAGAGCACCGTGGTGCCGCAGGTATCCCGGctcatcgccgacggcaagggccGCTTCATGTtcatcggcgacgccgccaaccTGGCGTTCGTCAAGGTCATCCGCCGGCTGGTCCGCGACCGGGTGGGCTCGTGTCCCTTCACCGACGACCCGCTGCGTCACATCATGGTCGAGGCCACCCCGGAAGGGCGCCCGAGATGGGCCGTCACGAACCCGGCCGACGTCCCCGCCAAGCCGAGCCCGGAGCAGGCGAGATACCTCCTCCGCTGGTACCTGCGGGCGACCAACTGcatcctcgacgtcttcgacgaggcggagctgctggaggaCCTCGAGCACTGGCTGCGCGgcgagccgacgacgacgatccaggacgacgaggccatgGACTGCCTCTTCTACCTGGCCTTCGCCATTGGCGCCCAGCGGTgccccgacggcgacggcgaccgcgacgacgacgccgagaggTACTTCAACTACGGCCgcttcctcgccgtctcgtACGCCATGGAGAACCCGACCAACAACACGGTGCGCAGCTAcgtcctcgtcaccgtctacctcctcggcgcctcgCGGCGCAACTCGGCCTTCATgcacctcggcgtcgccgtccgcgccgcctaCGCGCTGGGAATCCACCGGAGAGACGGCGACATCCCGGCCCGCCTCTTCTCGGCGCAGGAGAAGGACACCCGGGAGCGCCTGTGGAAGGccctccgcgtcctcgacctgTTCCTGAGCGCGTCCCTGGGCCGTCCGCTGGCCACCTCCGAGACCCGCGACACGGcgccttcgtcatcgtcctcgtcgtcctcgtcgtcctcgtcgggcgaggcaaagggggagggaaacggggacggggacggggaccGGATGCACTACTCGGCCTCGCTGGACCTCTGCGCCATCTTCGAGTCCATCCTGAACGACGTCTATGCCAAGCGCATGGTGTCCGCCGACGCTCTGGAGCGCATCAGCGAGCGGCATCGTCGTTGGGCCGCGAGGTTCagcgacggcctcgccgccgacggcatgAAGCCGAGCAGgtacgtcgacgccgccgacggcgagaggTATCCCAACATGGGACTCTATTACCTGAAAAAGGCGTACTACTGGAGCATCATGCTGCTGTCCCGGCCGTTCCTCATCGACTTTGTCTCGAGGAACATTGCGCGGTCCCAGGCGTTGTCGACAACATGGGGCGAcgatacacacacacatcccCATCCAAATACTCATACtcatacacatacacatacaccaCAGTCGTCGcagccgtcgccgtcgagtcagctcctcgtccacgcCTGCGTCGACTCGGCGATCCGCACCGTCGACCTCCTGTCGAGCCTCATATCGGACAAGAACGTCGCCAAGCGGCACCCCTTCGTCATCAACTCGGCCTTCGTCTCGgcgctcgtcctcgggctgGCCATCTTCGGCGACCTGGACACCACGTTCCCGCTGGaccgcggcctcgacgacgcgcgGGCGCTCCTGCGCAAGTTCAGCCGGCACGACCCGGTCGCGAGCAGGGAGCTGTCCATCGTCGAGCACCTCCAGGGCGCCTGCGTGCTGTACAGGGAGAGGCGGGCGCGGCGCAAGATGGAGTGCCAGGGCGTGCTGATCGGCGAGCTCTTCGGCACCGTTCACGAGGGcgccccggcgacgacggagatGTTCAGGACGGGGCCGGGCTTCTTCCATCGGGGAGCCGGTGGCCCCGggctcggtctcggtctcgtaGACCACAGACACAGAGGCGGTTCGGAGGCGGGGGAGGTGAGCAGTGTGGATCAGACTGTTTCCTTGACGACCGGGAGCACGGATGggccgtcgatgatggacggcgaggccggtcGAGGGCCGAACGCGCCCCCGATGGACATGTTTCTCCCcatgtcgccgaggacgctgCTTTTCGACTCGTACGGCCAAGACATGCCCTTCTTCCCTACCATAGATGCCAGCTTGACGCATCTGGGCTACGCGGATGATGTGATGCTGTCTGATACGGGCGTCTTGCCCGAGCCTGCATGCTAG
- a CDS encoding major facilitator superfamily transporter, protein MPFLAEKEKSPFGHDLSDPGSEHSSEQDTPSPSLSPRTDEESGGDSDGGDHLATTPDALSEKPAPGPPNGGSRAWLQVLASFFIYFNTWGLVASFGVFQVHYEADLLQEYSPFAISTIGSLQSFLMVFLGCFAGPIFDLGYARQLLWAGSLLIVAGTVAQSFSRTLWQLLLSQGLCVGAGMGSLAVLGVAVLSPWFSTRLPVAFGVAAAGSGVGGLVLPILFRSLEPEIGFAWTVRTMALVALATQGVSIVSMHTPRTPRRRRAWIDRSAFTDAPYLLFVAACCLVFLGMYTPFVYIQGFALQRGAASSQVDKYLLAIMNGGSILGRVIPNLFAQRLGGMNLLVAAVLVMSVSALCLMAVQHTAGLVVALVFYGFSSGSFFSLQPATFAKLTRDRDYIGTRLGMAYAVMSVALLFGSPVGGALVRSVSFSSAWIWAGVCLALGSVMAAVSRGMASDWDWRKPT, encoded by the exons ATGCCATTCCTggcggagaaggaaaagTCCCCCTTTGGGCACGACCTTTCCGATCCCGGTTCCGAGCACAGTTCCGAGCAGGACacgccgagcccgagcctCTCCCCGAggaccgacgaggagagcggcggcgacagcgacggcggcgaccaccTCGCAACAACGCCGGACGCCCTCTCCGAGAAGCCGGCACCGGGCCCTCCGAACGGCGGCTCGAGGGCCTGGCTCCAAGTCCTCGCGTCCTTCTTCATATACTTCAATACGTGGG GTCTCGTCGCCAGCTTCGGCGTCTTCCAGGTCCACTATGAGGCCGATCTGCTGCAGGAGTACAGCCCCTTCGCCATCTCCACCATCGGCTCCCTGCAGAGCTTCCTGATGGTCTTCCTGGGCTGCTTCGCCGGCCCCATCTTCGACCTGGGCTACGCGCGCCAGCTGCTCTGGGCCGGCTCCCtgctcatcgtcgccggtACCGTCGCCCAGAGCTTCAGCCGGACCCTCTGGCAGCTGCTCCTGTCGCAGGGGCTctgcgtcggcgccggcatggGCAGCCTGGCCGTCctgggcgtcgccgtcctgTCGCCGTGGTTCTCCACGAGGTTGCCCGTGGCCTttggcgtcgccgccgcggggaGCGGTGTTGGCGG TCTGGTACTGCCCATCCTGTTCCGGTCCCTCGAGCCCGAGATCGGCTTCGCCTGGACGGTGCGGACCATGGCGCTGGTGGCGCTGGCCACCCAGGGCGTGTCCATCGTCAGCATGCACACGCCCAGGACCCCCCGGCGGAGGCGCGCCTGGATCGACCGGTCCGCCTTCACGGACGCCCCCTACCTCCTCTTCGTGGCGGCCTGctgcctcgtcttcctggGCATGTACACGCCCTTTGTCTACATCCAGGGCTTCGCCCTCCAGCGCGGCGCCGCGAGCTCCCAGGTCGACAAGTACCTGCTGGCCATCATGAACGGCGGCtccatcctcggccgcgtcaTCCCGAACCTGTTCGCccagcgcctcggcggcatgaacctgctcgtcgccgccgtgctcgtcATGTCCGTCTCGGCGCTCTGCCTCATGGCCGTCCAGCACACCGCCGGTCtggtcgtcgccctcgtcttctACGGCttcagcagcggcagcttcttctcgctgcAGCCCGCCACCTTCGCCAAGCTCACCCGGGACCGCGACTACATCGGCACCCGCCTCGGCATGGCCTACGCCGTCATGTCCGTCGCCCTGCTATTCGGGTCCCCCGTCGGAGGCGCCCTGGTGCGCTCCGTCAGCTTCTCCAGCGCCTGGATATGGGCCGGCGTGTGCCTTGCGCTGGGCAGCGTCATGGCTGCCGTCTCCAGAGGCATGGCCAGCGACTGGGATTGGAGAAAGCCTACGTAA
- a CDS encoding CoA-transferase family III: MSGREYSSVAETKRLLDFVLGQVRIPADAEKIARNVRFSAARNLPYFPIPFKETELVAALKAIEGGVAGALAATKYGTAGENRVSVNLEKSTAFLIQAYLATVAGYGKLDREVKQYLKDTDLLQAQSDPYRRMSANLYETKRPGEYYHIHGSLEASTTLRMIGLEPFRSDLKDHDAIVQTIESHVKNFTVEELERMNGEKRQAGVPVLKHEDFIRTPHGATNLRLPPWSVDVLEDSTPPTPLPSTPDRRILSGVKVLELCRIIAGPVIGRILAEYGADVLKITGPGLSDVPFFQVDGNMGKRAADLDLKTEDGRRRFEALLAEADVVLDGYRPGALQKLGYGAAALAKLAEERGRGFVYVSENCFGYQGEWRQRPGWQQIADCVSVPEDRSAVGRGPVSGVAWEQGRFMGLDEPVVPPFPISDYGTGCIGAIAALTGLHNRAVRGGSWHAKASLLQYDLLLFRAGQYPDDVKRELRRLAGDEFLALRHSHSVDQISSTALRAMRRYAPALFGGSSPGVRERWYAKGYGAEIEVVRPVVEMDGFDIGFRRASRPNGSDEASWEFGPEEDHRVGSANGVSKTS, from the exons ATGTCGGGTCGAGAGTACTCgtccgtcgccgagacgaaACGCCTCCTCGATTTCGTCCTGGGCCAGGTGCGCatccccgccgacgccgagaagatTGCAAGAAACGTGCGCTTCTCGGCAGCTCGCAACCTGCCGTACTTCCCGATCCCCTTCAAGGAGACGGAACTGGTCGCGGCCTTGAAGGCCATCGAAGGCGGTGTGGCCGGTGCACTCGCGGCCACCAAGTACGGGACCGCCGGCGAGAACAGAGTTTCCGTGAACCTGGAGAAGAGCACGGCGTTCTTGATTCAGGCATATCTCGCAACGGTCGCGGGCTATGGCAAGCTGGATCGTGAAGTGAAGCAGTATTTGAAAG ACACGGATCTGCTCCAGGCCCAGTCGGACCCTTACCGCCGCATGTCTGCCAACTTGTACGAGACGAAACGGCCAGGCGAATACTACCACATCCATGGATCCCTCGAGGCGTCGACCACGCTCCGCATGATCGGGTTGGAACCCTTCCGATCGGACCTGAAAGACCACGACGCAATCGTCCAGACGATCGAGTCTCACGTCAAGAACTTCACAgtggaggagctggagcgtATGAACGGCGAGAAACGCCAGGCCGGCGTCCCCGTCCTCAAGCACGAGGACTTTATTAGAACACCACAC GGCGCCACGAATCTCAGGCTGCCGCCATGGAGCGTCGACGTCCTGGAAGactcgacgccgcccacgccgctgccgagcaCGCCGGACAGGCGCATACTGTCCGGCGTCAAGGTGCTCGAGCTGTGCCGCATCATCGCGGGGCCCGTCATCGGCCGCATCCTGGCCGAgtacggcgccgacgtgctGAAGATCACGGGCCCGGGCCTCAGCGACGTGCCCTTCTTCCAGGTCGACGGCAACATGGGCAAGCGCGCCGcggacctcgacctcaagaCCGAGGACGGGAGGCGGCGCTTCGAGGCcctgctggccgaggccgacgtcgtgCTCGACGGGTACCGCCCCGGCGCGCTGCAGAAGCTCGGctacggcgccgccgcgctggccaagctggccgaggagcgcgGCCGGGGGTTCGTGTACGTGAGCGAGAACTGCTTCGGCTATCAGGGGGAGTGGCGGCAGAGGCCCGGATGGCAGCAGATCGCCGACTGCGTAAGTGTTCCGGAGGACCGCTCGGCGGTGGGGAGAGGCCCC GTGAGCGGAGTGGCGTGGGAGCAGGGCCGCTTCATGGGGCTCGACGAGCCCGTCGTGCCCCCGTTCCCCATCTCCGACTACGGCACGGGATgcatcggcgccatcgccgcgcTGACGGGCCTCCACAACAGGGCCGTCCGGGGCGGGTCGTGGCACGCCAAGGCGTCGCTGCTCCAGTACGACCTGCTCCTCTTCAGGGCCGGGCAGTACCCGGACGACGTCAAGCGCGAGCTGCGGAggctcgccggcgacgagttCCTCGCGCTGAGGCACAGCCACAGCGTCGACCAGATCTCGTCCACGGCGCTGCGGGCCATGCGGCGGTATGCGCCGGCGCTGTTCGGCGGCTCGTCGCCCGGCGTCCGGGAGAGGTGGTACGCCAAGGGGTacggcgccgagatcgaggtcgTGCGGCCCGTCGTGGAGATGGACGGCTTCGATATCGGGTTCAGGAGGGCCAGCAGGCCCAACGgctcggacgaggcgagctGGGAGTTTGGGCCGGAGGAAGATCACCGGGTTGGCAGCGCGAACGGTGTCTCTAAGACTTCATGA